In Dyadobacter sp. CECT 9275, the following proteins share a genomic window:
- a CDS encoding FAD-binding and (Fe-S)-binding domain-containing protein: MQASSTMNRLTLLDFNSLRSQFEGELYFDDSTIHKAQKAIYATDASVYQEMPLAVTLPKTTDDIKKLIRFANDHKVTLIPRAAGTSLAGQVVGNGIVVDISKHFGAIIEVNKDEKWVRVQPGVIRDDLNKFLAPYGLLFGPETSTASRAMIGGMIGNNSCGLHSITWGTTRDHLLEVKAILADGSDVSFSNQKTTDYQKKLAATGEAGPREKAIYAGMWGILSNPVDQALIKKQFAKPTVTRRNSGYALDALVNHFENDNINLCNLIAGSEGTLCFVTEAKIALVDVPPASVGVVCIHTHSLAEALHANRVAMQYHPKASELVDKYIMNFTKNHTVYSQNRFFMQADPAALLMVEFWGDTEDDVKIQAERLISDLQNENLGYAYPLLFGADANKAWDIRKAGLGLIRNLPGDTQPVNLIEDCAVAVEDLPAYIEELEVLLKQHGLHASYYAHAGAGELHVEPMINLKTSEGKKQFREVLADTAKLVKKYNGALSGEHGDGRLRGEFIPFMMGEEVYQLFGQVKRIWDPDGIFNANKIVNTPPMNEFLRYEQDQEKAAFPTLFDFTKEEGILRLAEKCSGSGDCRKTELTGGTMCPSYMATRKERDTTRARANILRQYLTERSSPEFSPAKESVTQDMVKEVLDLCLSCKGCKSECPSSVDVGKMKAEFTQQYYQTHAVPLRSKLIAHFSKQMKLASIAPWAFNAVFGTEAIRKIANRVVGFHPERSMPLLHNTTLRQWYDKRSKKAPQPDAVTDKKVYLFCDEFTNYNDVEVGTKAIRLLEKLGYEVIIPVHVESARSYLSKGLVKEAQKLATQNVQLLKDLITSDAPLVGIEPSAILSFRDEYIDLVPGDLKDAARRISENTLLFEEFIAREIDAKRIKKDSFTKEERLIKLHGHCHQKALSTLTAPKMALSLPENYRVQLIPSGCCGMAGSFGYEEEHFEVSMKIGELVLFPTVRQQPEEVIIAAPGTSCRHQIKDGTGRKALHPAEILWDALI; encoded by the coding sequence ATGCAGGCTTCCAGTACCATGAACCGTTTAACCTTATTGGATTTCAATTCGCTTCGTTCTCAGTTTGAAGGAGAACTCTACTTCGACGATAGTACTATTCACAAAGCTCAAAAGGCTATTTACGCTACTGATGCCTCTGTTTACCAGGAAATGCCTCTGGCTGTAACCCTTCCCAAAACAACTGACGACATCAAAAAACTGATTCGCTTTGCTAATGACCACAAAGTTACACTTATTCCTCGAGCTGCAGGTACATCTTTAGCAGGTCAGGTAGTAGGAAATGGAATTGTGGTAGACATTTCCAAACATTTCGGCGCTATCATAGAGGTAAATAAAGACGAAAAATGGGTGAGGGTGCAGCCAGGCGTGATTCGGGATGATCTTAATAAATTTCTTGCCCCGTACGGATTACTCTTCGGGCCGGAAACTTCCACGGCCAGCCGTGCCATGATCGGTGGTATGATCGGAAATAATTCCTGCGGGCTCCATTCCATCACCTGGGGTACCACAAGAGATCATCTGCTGGAGGTGAAGGCCATCCTTGCCGATGGAAGCGATGTGTCTTTTTCCAACCAGAAAACAACTGACTATCAGAAAAAATTAGCGGCCACCGGCGAGGCAGGTCCTCGTGAAAAGGCAATATATGCCGGTATGTGGGGAATTTTGTCCAATCCGGTTGATCAGGCCCTGATCAAAAAACAATTTGCCAAGCCTACCGTTACCCGCCGCAATTCGGGTTATGCGCTCGACGCACTGGTGAATCATTTTGAGAACGACAATATTAATCTCTGCAACCTGATCGCGGGCTCTGAGGGTACCTTATGTTTTGTAACCGAAGCCAAAATAGCACTTGTGGATGTCCCTCCGGCTTCTGTTGGGGTGGTGTGTATCCATACCCATTCGTTAGCCGAGGCTCTTCATGCCAACCGTGTGGCCATGCAGTATCATCCGAAGGCTTCGGAACTGGTGGACAAATACATCATGAATTTCACCAAAAACCATACGGTTTATTCTCAAAACCGTTTCTTTATGCAGGCAGATCCCGCGGCATTGTTAATGGTAGAATTTTGGGGAGATACCGAAGATGACGTTAAAATCCAGGCGGAGCGCCTCATTAGTGATTTACAGAACGAAAACCTGGGTTACGCTTATCCTCTTCTGTTTGGAGCAGATGCCAATAAAGCCTGGGATATTCGGAAGGCAGGGCTTGGGCTCATCAGGAACCTGCCCGGAGATACCCAGCCTGTTAACCTGATTGAGGATTGCGCCGTGGCCGTAGAAGACTTACCCGCCTACATTGAGGAGCTTGAAGTTTTATTAAAACAACACGGCCTGCATGCTTCCTATTATGCACATGCCGGCGCAGGGGAGCTGCACGTTGAACCGATGATCAACCTGAAAACAAGCGAAGGAAAAAAGCAATTCAGGGAGGTACTGGCAGATACGGCAAAACTGGTAAAAAAATACAACGGAGCACTTTCAGGTGAGCACGGCGACGGACGCCTCCGCGGTGAATTCATTCCGTTCATGATGGGTGAGGAAGTATATCAATTGTTTGGACAGGTGAAGAGGATCTGGGACCCCGATGGCATTTTTAATGCCAACAAGATCGTGAATACACCTCCGATGAACGAATTTCTGCGGTATGAACAGGACCAGGAAAAAGCTGCCTTTCCAACACTTTTCGACTTCACCAAGGAAGAAGGTATACTTCGCCTCGCTGAAAAATGCAGCGGATCAGGCGATTGCAGAAAAACGGAATTAACCGGCGGAACCATGTGCCCCAGTTATATGGCAACGCGCAAAGAAAGGGATACTACCCGGGCAAGAGCTAACATTTTGAGGCAATATCTCACAGAAAGATCGTCCCCGGAGTTTAGCCCTGCAAAAGAATCGGTTACGCAGGATATGGTAAAGGAGGTGCTAGACCTCTGCCTGTCCTGCAAGGGTTGTAAGTCCGAGTGCCCTTCCAGTGTGGATGTAGGCAAAATGAAAGCAGAATTTACCCAGCAGTATTACCAGACTCATGCCGTACCGTTGCGGAGCAAGCTGATTGCCCATTTTTCAAAACAAATGAAACTGGCTTCCATCGCTCCCTGGGCGTTTAATGCTGTGTTCGGGACGGAAGCAATCCGGAAAATTGCCAACCGGGTTGTGGGTTTTCATCCTGAGAGGTCCATGCCGCTGCTGCACAATACAACGCTGAGACAGTGGTATGACAAAAGATCAAAAAAGGCACCGCAACCGGATGCAGTTACTGACAAAAAGGTATATCTTTTTTGTGACGAATTTACCAACTACAATGATGTAGAAGTAGGCACTAAGGCCATCCGGCTTTTAGAAAAACTTGGATATGAAGTGATTATTCCGGTTCATGTGGAATCCGCGCGCTCCTATCTGTCAAAAGGCCTGGTCAAAGAAGCACAAAAACTGGCCACGCAGAACGTGCAGCTTCTGAAAGATCTCATCACCTCCGATGCTCCGCTTGTAGGAATAGAACCCTCCGCTATACTTTCCTTTCGGGACGAGTATATCGATCTGGTCCCCGGCGACCTCAAAGATGCTGCCCGACGTATTTCAGAGAATACCCTTTTATTTGAGGAATTCATAGCCAGGGAAATCGATGCCAAAAGGATAAAGAAAGATTCTTTTACAAAGGAAGAACGGCTGATCAAACTTCATGGGCATTGTCACCAAAAGGCATTATCCACACTTACAGCGCCCAAGATGGCACTTTCATTGCCGGAAAATTACAGGGTACAGCTAATTCCATCCGGCTGTTGCGGGATGGCCGGTTCCTTTGGTTATGAAGAAGAGCATTTTGAGGTATCTATGAAAATCGGGGAGCTTGTGTTATTTCCTACCGTGAGGCAGCAACCCGAGGAGGTGATCATCGCTGCGCCCGGTACCAGCTGTCGCCATCAGATTAAAGATGGAACCGGCCGGAAAGCGTTACATCCGGCCGAGATTCTATGGGATGCTCTTATTTAA
- a CDS encoding T9SS type A sorting domain-containing protein: MTNLNQMILKNYLLFMLTAFAITAHAQDWTEEIKIVAETQLPGDYFGKAVSISGNYAVVAFRGKQVTELEGAGAVNVYKKISGEWTLVKTLTAPTPAAGDDFGSSVAIQGDYIVVGCGGQDVDETNTVTDTDEGAAYLYKKDAGDDWGLIKTLVASTPIQGAAFGTAVAIDGDYIVVGAPIETVEAGRDGSGAAYIFFKNQGTTDSWGFAQKITAGDNWQMGANFGAGLAISGNFILAGAGRENVDETNTAGAVYAFEKDGSTWTPGPRITSQNPWPDGSFGYTVSISGSHAAIGAGAEANNLGHVYLYNTGSWDTPILVLSDPSPFQTGLFGFSVSLSGNNLAVAQGFYSPSVPEPMLLVGAIHIYNKDYTGADNWGLVKSITPSDAAAMEVFPVAGGVVIDGSQLIAGHSFNSWDRDAEDTFTNPKGAAFIFRDMDALPVTLASFEATKSEGQALLRWTTAAETNTDYFEIQRSANGKRWNMLGRVAAVKESTSLQPYSFTDKTPYQGQNLYRLKMVDQDGTFTYSRMQSVSFGESLELTTFPNPVSDKLFFTPGTEEQISSVEITDLSGKIMLTTDKISDKGISIDNLHGGLYIVRLTKKDEAVISKKIVVSR; this comes from the coding sequence ATGACCAACCTCAATCAAATGATTCTGAAAAATTACCTCCTTTTTATGCTGACCGCCTTTGCTATCACCGCGCACGCACAGGATTGGACAGAAGAAATTAAAATCGTTGCGGAAACGCAACTGCCAGGCGACTACTTTGGAAAGGCAGTGTCGATCAGCGGAAACTATGCGGTTGTCGCCTTTCGTGGAAAGCAGGTTACTGAACTTGAAGGCGCTGGTGCCGTGAATGTATACAAGAAAATTTCCGGAGAATGGACCTTGGTTAAGACACTTACTGCTCCTACACCCGCCGCGGGAGATGATTTTGGTTCCAGTGTAGCCATCCAGGGAGATTACATAGTGGTGGGCTGCGGTGGTCAGGACGTGGATGAAACCAATACCGTTACTGACACCGACGAAGGCGCGGCATACCTCTATAAAAAAGATGCAGGAGACGATTGGGGGCTGATCAAGACCCTGGTAGCGTCAACGCCTATCCAGGGAGCAGCGTTTGGCACAGCCGTGGCGATAGACGGCGACTACATTGTAGTAGGTGCTCCAATAGAAACCGTTGAAGCCGGACGAGACGGTTCCGGGGCAGCCTACATTTTCTTCAAAAATCAAGGGACTACTGACTCGTGGGGGTTTGCTCAAAAAATCACCGCCGGTGACAATTGGCAGATGGGTGCCAATTTTGGGGCAGGTTTAGCCATTTCAGGTAATTTCATACTGGCAGGAGCAGGTAGAGAGAATGTTGATGAGACTAACACTGCAGGGGCCGTGTATGCTTTTGAAAAAGATGGTTCCACATGGACGCCTGGCCCAAGAATAACATCGCAAAATCCATGGCCTGATGGGTCGTTTGGATATACGGTCTCCATCAGCGGAAGTCACGCAGCCATCGGAGCTGGGGCTGAGGCTAACAATCTTGGCCATGTCTATCTTTATAATACCGGCAGCTGGGACACCCCTATTTTGGTACTTTCCGACCCTAGCCCGTTTCAAACCGGTTTGTTTGGCTTCTCAGTATCGTTAAGTGGCAATAATCTTGCGGTCGCCCAAGGGTTCTATTCCCCGTCCGTGCCTGAACCCATGCTATTAGTGGGTGCTATTCATATCTACAACAAAGACTATACGGGGGCTGACAACTGGGGTCTGGTGAAATCGATTACGCCATCAGACGCCGCAGCAATGGAGGTTTTCCCTGTGGCTGGTGGAGTCGTAATCGACGGCAGTCAACTGATCGCGGGGCACAGCTTCAATTCCTGGGACCGTGATGCGGAAGATACGTTCACGAACCCTAAGGGAGCGGCATTTATTTTTAGAGACATGGACGCGCTGCCGGTCACGCTTGCCAGTTTTGAGGCCACCAAAAGCGAAGGCCAGGCTTTACTCCGCTGGACCACCGCCGCCGAAACCAACACGGATTATTTTGAAATACAGCGCAGTGCAAATGGAAAACGCTGGAACATGCTGGGACGCGTGGCCGCCGTAAAGGAAAGCACTTCACTCCAGCCTTATTCCTTCACCGACAAAACCCCATACCAGGGACAAAATCTATACCGCCTGAAAATGGTGGACCAGGACGGAACGTTTACATACAGCCGTATGCAGAGCGTATCCTTTGGCGAATCTCTGGAACTGACCACTTTCCCCAACCCGGTTTCCGACAAACTTTTCTTTACACCGGGTACCGAGGAGCAGATCAGTTCCGTGGAAATTACGGACCTGTCAGGAAAAATCATGCTGACTACCGACAAGATATCCGACAAAGGTATATCCATCGATAATTTGCATGGAGGCCTGTACATTGTTCGTTTAACAAAGAAAGACGAAGCCGTGATTTCAAAAAAGATTGTGGTAAGCAGGTAG
- the porY gene encoding sensor histidine kinase: MKLLSKTSRMYLIVSPVIYLAAGIAFYWIVKMMIYEEVESRLNVERRDFEAYLKTHDTWSNSSYFVENKIEVVPVFGQFVNRTIFTDTLINNRYEDSADPFRQLTFYTMIGGVPHKVSIRKSMIQSYKLIEAISVAMMIFLALLLLSMYWFHRKLSDKLWQPFYDTLSKIKQFDWTKENKLALPPTEITEFNELNDVFEKMGDKMQHDYRSLKEFTENASHEIQTPLALINARVEQFIQSKDLDAEHTYWIEEIYHASRRMSRLNQGLLLLAKIDNQQFSTEEIVDFKELTENKLNDFEDIINHRNISVEINWMGHFRKKMSPALADILLTNLINNAIRHNHEHGKIHIQGWPHAIQISNTGSELKTDPTRLFERFKKESSGPESVGLGLSIVRQICDTSGLSVFYNYQNTIHLINIADKNEENSQ; the protein is encoded by the coding sequence TTGAAACTGCTATCCAAAACCAGCCGGATGTATCTGATCGTTTCCCCGGTCATTTACCTCGCCGCAGGCATTGCATTCTACTGGATCGTAAAAATGATGATCTACGAAGAAGTAGAAAGCAGGCTCAATGTGGAACGCCGGGATTTTGAGGCCTATCTGAAAACACATGATACCTGGAGTAACAGTTCTTATTTTGTTGAAAATAAAATAGAAGTGGTTCCCGTTTTTGGGCAATTCGTTAACCGGACCATTTTTACCGATACACTCATCAACAATCGTTACGAAGATAGTGCGGACCCGTTTCGTCAGCTGACATTTTACACGATGATCGGCGGGGTACCTCATAAAGTATCCATCCGCAAATCCATGATCCAGTCGTACAAGCTGATCGAGGCCATTTCCGTTGCAATGATGATATTCCTGGCACTGCTGCTACTGAGCATGTACTGGTTTCACCGCAAGCTGTCGGACAAGCTCTGGCAGCCGTTTTACGATACGCTCTCTAAAATAAAACAGTTTGACTGGACGAAAGAGAACAAACTTGCACTCCCCCCCACTGAGATCACAGAGTTCAATGAACTGAACGATGTTTTTGAAAAAATGGGCGACAAAATGCAGCACGACTACCGAAGTCTGAAAGAATTTACAGAAAATGCCTCACATGAAATCCAGACCCCCCTGGCGTTGATTAACGCAAGAGTGGAGCAATTTATCCAGTCCAAAGATCTGGACGCGGAACATACCTATTGGATTGAGGAAATCTACCATGCCTCCCGCCGCATGTCCCGGCTCAACCAAGGGCTTTTACTACTTGCCAAAATTGACAACCAGCAATTCAGTACCGAAGAAATTGTTGATTTTAAAGAACTTACCGAAAACAAGCTCAATGATTTTGAAGACATAATAAACCATCGGAACATATCGGTAGAGATTAACTGGATGGGCCATTTCCGAAAAAAAATGTCTCCCGCCCTGGCCGACATTTTACTGACCAACCTGATCAATAATGCCATCCGGCATAACCATGAACACGGAAAAATCCATATCCAGGGATGGCCACATGCGATACAGATCAGCAATACAGGTTCGGAACTGAAAACCGATCCGACACGACTTTTTGAAAGATTTAAAAAGGAATCATCAGGACCCGAATCCGTGGGGCTGGGCTTGTCCATCGTCAGACAAATATGTGATACCTCCGGCCTTTCCGTCTTTTACAATTATCAGAACACCATACATCTGATCAACATTGCCGACAAAAACGAGGAAAATAGCCAGTGA
- a CDS encoding response regulator transcription factor, with the protein MKILIVEDEKGLAESIMDYLSREGFVCEVANSFWEADEKVSIYQYDCTIVDLTLPDGDGYGIIKTLKKIAATTGIIIISARNSLEDKIKGLEIGSDDYLTKPFHLSELNARVKSLIRRRNFGGNNDMQWNDIIVQLQARKVFVSGKETALSRKEYDLLLYFLSNIDVALTKESIAEHLWGDHIDSSDSLDMVYSHIKNLRRKLLEKGGKDYIQSIYGIGYKFTAP; encoded by the coding sequence ATGAAAATATTAATAGTTGAAGACGAAAAAGGGCTTGCAGAGAGCATCATGGACTACCTGTCCAGGGAAGGATTTGTGTGTGAAGTAGCAAACAGCTTTTGGGAGGCCGATGAAAAAGTAAGTATCTACCAGTATGATTGCACCATTGTTGATCTTACCCTTCCTGATGGAGACGGGTATGGCATCATCAAAACGCTCAAAAAAATTGCGGCCACCACAGGTATCATTATCATCTCGGCACGCAATTCACTGGAAGATAAAATTAAAGGCCTTGAAATCGGTTCGGACGACTATTTGACAAAGCCATTTCATTTGTCGGAGCTCAACGCGCGCGTGAAATCACTGATCCGGAGACGAAATTTTGGAGGGAACAATGACATGCAATGGAATGATATCATCGTCCAGCTGCAGGCCAGAAAGGTGTTTGTGAGCGGTAAAGAAACAGCGCTGTCGCGCAAGGAGTATGATCTGCTGCTTTATTTTCTTTCCAATATCGATGTTGCCTTAACGAAGGAATCCATTGCTGAGCATTTGTGGGGCGATCATATCGACTCCTCCGATTCGCTGGATATGGTATACTCACACATCAAAAATCTGCGCCGGAAACTTCTGGAAAAGGGAGGAAAGGACTATATTCAATCAATTTACGGGATCGGTTATAAATTCACTGCACCTTGA